A DNA window from Plasmodium brasilianum strain Bolivian I chromosome 12, whole genome shotgun sequence contains the following coding sequences:
- a CDS encoding DNA-directed RNA polymerase III subunit RPC5 → MNEDLKDLSKYEYREETDSNSRTSNSDEEEIEEEIDIYLNNVNENNLNNIYTYLIQYPLRPKYRPYNFTNNIQKIYKCKNYNKLRNIKNNFNTNEETYIFEYKLHEHMKEEDIHESNTTYKEEQNDKSISRLISTSVLCEYITNCVCIFKYNDIKKKKEIYMIPLKHIYQFKPCHDNIKFDINFEEKIKTSESLSADNLKDSNIDIIENNKYINDNNFTNSMDDRWSKIVNIYEPDSYEANEIVSLFTNLNETNCMFEYQSNGDDTAKNTCVSSSISSSNGRRKDDIKEIRFNSDAYLYLNHICKNAKEDNYNHIQNDESSKERRAKECSKYNNIYKQEEDICMNINMLYFFSLNLDEQILKILRMKNVQSFSEIQKIIKKNVDDEKLISTVKKYCVNVLGLWVIKSKYLYKFLKGKEKKSENEKKLETFSYVDYKIRVRDLLLVIIFKQVEPILLKYVYERRVENRSKNMQIKSDHSCSNNNNNSISSTVGRIGSSADSSVSGSSKKINSSTSIIIENFEKATNLSNNILLEMFSPLCEYKYTGYFFKHKMDEHFLANNISLCLFYNEKWKKKMVKVAKIIQTYKNSKIIINDYKLDIRTLEKNITDLLHNNCLSFDDLYNKIKRELRNTNLDLQIFLQVLNNIAININNIWFLRINNQNDFNKCRNAVINIYQNNHNSVLTKKDIIHHVETYIKSSLTIPDIYFRNILNELCVQKNGKYLFKGNDQLKSEYSE, encoded by the coding sequence ATGAATGAAGATTTGAAAGATCTGagtaaatatgaatataggGAAGAGACGGATAGTAATTCAAGGACATCAAATTCGGATGAGGAAGAGATTGAAGAagaaatagatatatatttgaataatgtaaatgaaaacaacctgaacaacatatatacatacttgaTACAGTACCCGTTGAGGCCAAAATATAGGCCTTACAATTTtactaataatatacaaaaaatatataaatgtaaaaattacaacaaattaagaaatataaaaaataatttcaacaCAAATGAAGAAACGTACATATTTGAGTATAAGTTGCATGAACATATGAAAGAAGAAGATATTCATGAATCTAACACAACATATAAAGAGGAACAGAACGATAAAAGTATAAGTAGATTAATTAGTACTAGTGTTTTATgtgaatatattacaaactgtgtgtgtatatttaagtacaatgatataaaaaaaaaaaaagaaatttatatgataccattaaaacatatatatcagTTTAAGCCATGTcatgataatataaaattcgatataaattttgaagaaaaaataaaaactagTGAATCGCTATCTGcagataatttaaaagatagtaatatagatataatagaaaataacaagtatataaatgataacaatTTTACAAATTCAATGGATGATAGGTGGAGtaaaattgttaatatatatgaacccGATTCATATGAGGCAAATGAAATAGTATCTCTATTTACTAATTTGAATGAAACAAATTGCATGTTTGAATACCAAAGTAATGGGGATGATACTGCAAAGAATACTTGTGTTAGTAGTAGTATTAGTAGCAGCAACGGTAGGAGGAAGGACGACATTAAAGAAATACGATTTAACAGTGATGCGTACTTATACTTGAAtcatatttgtaaaaatgccAAGGAAGATAACTATAACCATATACAAAATGACGAGAGCAGTAAAGAACGGAGAGCAAAAGAATGTAGTAAATAtaacaacatatataaacaagaagaggatatatgtatgaatataaatatgctttattttttctccttaAATTTAGACGAAcagatattaaaaatattgaggATGAAAAATGTACAGAGTTTTAGTGAAATTCAAAAAATcatcaaaaaaaatgtagatgATGAAAAGCTGATAAGTACTGTTAAAAAGTATTGTGTTAATGTATTAGGATTATGGGTAATAAAAtcgaaatatttatataaatttttaaaaggtaaagaaaagaagagtgaaaatgaaaagaaactAGAAACTTTTTCTTATGTCGATTATAAGATTCGAGTTCGTGATTTGTTGTtagtaattatatttaaacagGTGGAGCCTATATTGCTAAAATATGTGTACGAGAGAAGAGTAGAAAATAGATCGAAGAACATGCAGATCAAGTCTGACCATAGttgcagtaataataataataatagtataagTAGTACTGTTGGTAGAATTGGCAGCAGCGCTGACAGTAGTGTTAGCGGCTCGTCGAAGAAGATTAATTCGTCGACGTCCATtataattgaaaattttgaaaaagcaACAAACCtatcaaataatattttattggaAATGTTTTCCCCTCTatgtgaatataaatatacggGATATTTTTTCAAGCACAAAATGGATGAACATTTTTTGGCTAATAATATAAGTCtgtgtttattttataatgaaaagtggaaaaagaaaatggtaaaagttgctaaaattatacaaacatataaaaatagtaaaattattattaatgattATAAATTAGATATAAGGAcgttagaaaaaaatatcactGATTTGTTACATAACAATTGTTTATCATTTGATGatttatacaataaaataaaaagagaattaagaaatacaaatttggatttacaaatttttttacaagttttaaataacatagcaattaatattaataatatatggtTCCTACGaataaataatcaaaatGATTTCAATAAATGTAGAAATGCAGTTATTAACATATATCAGAATAATCATAATTCtgttttaacaaaaaaggaCATAATTCATCATGTAGAAACGTATATAAAATCATCCCTAACCATTCCAGATAtttattttagaaatatattaaatgaattatgtgttcaaaaaaatggaaaatatttatttaaaggaAATGACCAATTGAAGTCTGAATATAGCGAGTAA
- a CDS encoding zinc finger protein codes for MNEDILNKYSARNGIYNTPYSSFFNAQKRSILEEDNINNDDDGHVNKKAKVSVFENFETLKKKKLKENDICIDHFKDMEKYIEEIQELKNIYNFLFSDNLSNSYDILSVNRKFCSIECNDDIIDKSIFFDPSTECFNNMISYDKSCFSSYVSNYNSKALIRKKKKKENTSNEGLQKGKEEKLILRSILKSSNMVSTAKKNTNNNDDILLMQLKGDKSTSVGKRFLNSVSNQLLYIDDLSMYDVLLLLSFVSELQNEQKENEKEERNLEIIANIDEFQINAFSLKDIYRYYYKERCFQCFTCGIRFCSSLEKLNHLEIHYKKNRNYMNSSEISSIIKSKKKFIFLDHMNISIEFFICKDYSFFEDLYDNVVTKNSNSFNFHSAFDFNKKTIYLNNNYDNLKNSSFLKSNVNSSDMINVNNELDGLNNSHQCSFPRKGRMNEGLNDNMEIICKNKKTDKERTLAYYIMKDYPHNVGNNICLLEENNVQMLFNFTKGSNDMDNFFYAKQNETGKSGKEKDRRNYIESNDIKELGENSNEMNFFDFICENQNTYDVYLSNYYTVTEDNNVLIKYIDGESMYKNIMKCLEIRDITTYEFPSWVPQRSIQNFFVKRITEMYQHVSNDKIYNNLLIGKNITSAYMNKYNMDDLKEDKLDVKNNLWTLCTNNDFYISRNLFPINIFFSTCKKKKNYDLLDNAEHGSNDNPYGEKLKRDEHFHNPFTNYTNSKKIKVELDDKSKEGINESFSTTYQNVMSKGSVFIENEKEKKCLGEEQHNPNSNEDDYMIFSSFINIFKEKYFLQTEVFKDILLFYLRKSYFTIYNSNNLKNNTDFSEIQSRLFNYIYSNYPIKVPIFDINSYHLNYCFLCKEKFAFDYSYEYNDFYYIDVISVNLNNFFFEEDEEGNYNLNKSAKRIDQGSEKDLYNEISCDILDKNINEAQHFLKIIENKHKENANMKKKIEKKGSSHTISCGINKNDDLLHIDSIDIYDIFDSVKMLIDENCLLRRTIIEPAVNYRNYHQTKNAKHINSAKNAKNEKYAKYMKYTKNSKRKDDSISYYYNLFKKFCIPYETLSVLHNIQKSNSDNYKINNNQGNPHINKEYVNEEVDKFIENFEKVSYEVTNSILEDIYKKTKREKNTFNEIIKCYIDDDNKKKENHNNMYFPSKNYTNTNFTYFHNDCFKNYIEYYIFPYYFLRKLDDKILNQIIILSIKSFFNAYQHICKLMNDQQKGTPTNELKKFIPKQRPKRRKHF; via the coding sequence ATGAATGAAgacatattaaataaatacagtGCTAGGAATggcatatataatacaccCTATAGTAGTTTCTTCAATGCGCAAAAGAGAAGCATACTAGAAGAAGATAATATcaataatgatgatgatggACATGTAAATAAGAAAGCGAAAGTGTCTGTATTTGAAAACTTTGAgaccttaaaaaaaaaaaagttaaaagaaaatgatatatGCATTGATCATTTTAAAgatatggaaaaatatattgaagaAATACAAGAAttgaagaatatatataattttctttttagtgATAATTTAAGTAATAGTTATGATATTTTATCCGTGAACAGAAAATTTTGTAGCATTGAATGTAATGATGACATTATTGACAAGAGTATTTTCTTTGATCCATCAACAgaatgttttaataatatgattAGTTATGATAAAAGCTGCTTTAGCAGTTACGTAAGTAATTATAATAGTAAAGCGCTGATacggaagaagaagaaaaaggagaATACATCAAACGAGGGTCTCCAAAAAGGGAAAGAAGAAAAGCTCATCTTACGAAGCATCTTGAAGAGCTCGAATATGGTAAGtactgcaaaaaaaaatactaataataaCGATGATATACTTCTAATGCAATTGAAGGGAGATAAAAGTACATCTGTAGGAAAACGATTTTTAAATAGTGTATCAAATCAATTACTATATATTGATGATTTGTCTATGTATGatgttttattattgctTTCCTTTGTCTCTGAATTACAAAATGAACAGaaggaaaatgaaaaggaagaaagGAATTTAGAAATTATTGCAAATATTGATGAATTTCAAATTAATGCGTTTTCcttaaaagatatatacaGATATTATTACAAAGAAAGATGTTTTCAATGTTTTACATGTGGAATAAGATTTTGTTCAAGtttggaaaaattaaatcattTGGAAATTCATTACAAGAAAAACAGGAATTACATGAACAGTTCAGAAATATCAAGtataattaaaagtaaaaaaaaatttatttttttagatcatatgaatatatctattgagttttttatatgtaaagattattctttttttgagGACTTATATGATAATGTTGttacaaaaaatagtaattccTTCAATTTTCACAGCGCGTTTGattttaataagaaaacTATTTATCTTAACAATAATTAtgacaatttaaaaaattcatcaTTTTTGAAAAGTAATGTGAATAGTAGTGATATGATAAATGTAAACAACGAATTAGATGGTTTGAATAATTCTCATCAGTGTTCGTTCCCCAGGAAGGGACGTATGAACGAAGGgttaaatgataatatggAAATTATTTGCAAGAATAAGAAAACAGATAAGGAAAGAACTCTTgcttattatataatgaaagaCTACCCACATAATGTCGGAAATAACATATGTTTattagaagaaaataatgtCCAAATGTTGTTTAATTTTACGAAAGGGTCTAACGATATggataactttttttatgccaaacaaaatgaaacagGAAAAAGtgggaaagaaaaagatagaAGGAATTATATAGAAAGTAATGACATAAAGGAGTTGGGAGAAAATAGTAAtgaaatgaatttttttgattttatatGTGAAAACCAAAATACATATGATGTTTATTTGTCAAACTACTACACTGTAACTGAGGACAATAATgtacttataaaatatattgatgGAGAAtctatgtataaaaatattatgaaatgtTTGGAAATTCGAGATATTACGACCTATGAATTTCCTTCATGGGTTCCTCAAAGAAGTATTCAGAATTTTTTTGTCAAAAGAATTACGGAAATGTATCAACATGTAAGCAATgataagatatataataatttgttaataGGTAAAAATATCACTAGTGcttatatgaacaaatataatatggaTGATTTGAAAGAAGATAAATTAGatgtgaaaaataatttatggaCTTTATGTACGAACAatgatttttatattagtaGAAATTTGTTCcccattaatatttttttttcaacttgcaaaaaaaaaaaaaattacgatCTACTTGACAACGCGGAACATGGATCGAATGATAATCCGTATGGGGAAAAGTTGAAAAGGGACGAACATTTTCATAACCCCTTTACCAACTATACtaatagcaaaaaaataaaggtagAACTAGATGACAAATCAAAGGAAGGCATAAATGAATCTTTTAGTACGACTTATCAAAACGTAATGAGTAAAGGTTCAGTATTTATCGAAAAtgagaaagaaaagaaatgttTGGGAGAAGAACAGCATAATCCGAATTCGAATGAAGATGATTATATGATATTTAGTtcattcattaatatttttaaggagaaatattttttacaaacaGAAGTGTTTAAAGATAttcttctcttttatttaagaaagagttattttacaatatataatagtaacaatttaaaaaacaatacaGATTTTAGTGAAATTCAAAGCagattatttaattatatatatagtaactATCCTATAAAGGTCCCTATATTTGACATAAATAGTTATCACTTAAATTACTGTTTTTTgtgtaaagaaaaatttgcTTTCGATTACTCCTATGAATATaatgatttttattatattgatGTTATTTcagtaaatttaaataattttttttttgaagagGATGAAGAAGGAaactataatttaaataaaagtgCAAAAAGAATAGACCAAGGAAGTGAAAaagatttatataatgaaataagtTGTGATATATTAGATAAGAACATTAATGAGGCACaacactttttaaaaattatagaaaataaacataaagaaaatgcaaatatgaaaaaaaaaatcgaaaaaaaaggaagttcTCATACAATATCGTGTGGGATTAACAAAAATGATGATTTATTACACATTGATTCGATAGATATATATGACATTTTTGATAgtgtaaaaatgttaattgaTGAAAACTGTCTTCTCAGAAGAACAATTATAGAACCAGCAGTGAATTATAGGAACTATCACCAaacaaaaaatgcaaaacatataaacagtgcgaaaaatgcaaaaaatgagaaatatgcgaaatatatgaaatatacgAAAAATAGCAAAAGAAAAGACGATTCTATTtcctattattataatttatttaaaaaattttgcattCCTTATGAAACTCTAAGtgttttacataatattcaaaaaagcAATAGTGACaactataaaataaataataaccaAGGAAACCCCCATATTAACAAAGAGTACGTAAATGAAGAAGTAGATAAATTTATAGAGAACTTTGAAAAGGTTAGTTACGAAGTTACAAACTCTATATTAGaagatatttataaaaagacaaaaagagaaaaaaacacatttaacgaaattataaaatgctATATAGAcgatgataataaaaaaaaggaaaatcataataatatgtacttcccttcaaaaaattatacgaaTACAAACTTTACTTATTTTCACAAtgattgttttaaaaattatattgaatATTACATCTTTccgtattattttttaagaaagtTAGATGACAAAATTTTGaatcaaataattatattatccaTTAAATCGTTTTTTAATGCATACCAGCATATTTGTAAGCTTATGAATGATCAACAGAAAGGAACCCCTACTAATGAACTTAAAAAGTTTATCCCTAAACAGAGGCCGAAAAGgagaaaacatttttaa
- a CDS encoding exonuclease V — protein sequence MLTTYNIIWKKEDEEKLKNEKREKNVEDSEINEKKDRSSSIADFEELINDVEDLLEEQQINETEKLYKESKSPNEKFNKKNKLSITDLSAQLWCEQQLELVLTTGKKRETEAMRLGIERHEVLEKADHQIIDVEVNTREESLGYRLLNTITLLGQLYEFKKAREVWVFGIIRNYVLRGVIDELRIEYDNVSKREYLIISDTKTRKEKKEPSLAQKRTSAIQVQTYCLLLHHLKNGKADFQKLFEIYECNPYYEFTAIDLVKYKNLDNLSKEVNSLFIKLPRIKEEMEIVYEHQGIEFARNLIPYFYQSTLYTINFLLDYWDGKRSSDVVENSDKWKCKFCDFVKNCVRCPLDV from the coding sequence ATGCTGACAACGTACAATATAATTTGGAAAAAAGAGGAtgaggaaaaattaaaaaatgagaaaagagaaaagaatGTAGAGGATAgcgaaataaatgaaaagaaagatAGATCCTCTTCCATAGCTGATTTTGAAGAACTAATAAATGATGTAGAGGATTTGTTAGAAGAGcaacaaataaatgaaactgaaaaattatacaaagaGTCTAAATCTcctaatgaaaaatttaataaaaaaaataaattaagtatAACTGATTTATCAGCTCAATTATGGTGTGAACAACAATTAGAATTAGTTTTAAccacaggaaaaaaaagagaaaccGAAGCAATGAGATTAGGTATAGAAAGACATGAAGTTTTAGAAAAAGCAGATCATCAAATTATTGATGTAGAAGTAAATACAAGAGAAGAATCATTAGGTTATCGTTTACTAAATACTATTACACTTTTAGGGCAATTATATGAGTTTAAGAAAGCAAGAGAAGTATGGGTTTTTGGAATAATTAGAAATTACGTACTTAGGGGAGTAATTGATGAACTTAGAATTGAATATGACAATGTTTCGAAAAgagaatatttaataatatctgATACTAAaacaagaaaagaaaaaaaagaaccaAGTTTGGCTCAAAAAAGAACATCAGCTATACAAGTACAAACATACTGCTTATTATTACaccatttaaaaaatggaaaagctGATTTTCAAAAgttatttgaaatatatgaatgtaaCCCTTACTATGAATTTACTGCTATTGATTTagttaaatacaaaaatttagACAATTTATCCAAAGAAGTAAATAGCTTATTCATTAAATTACCAAGAATTAAAGAAGAAATGGAAATTGTTTATGAGCATCAAGGTATAGAATTCGCTAGAAATCTTATCCCTTATTTTTACCAATCCACATTATATACTATTAACTTTTTGTTGGACTACTGGGATGGTAAAAGATCTAGTGATGTTGTTGAAAATTCGGATAAATGGAAATGCAAATTTTGTGATTTTGTCAAAAATTGCGTTAGGTGTCCCCTAGATGTGTGA